Proteins encoded within one genomic window of Amycolatopsis sp. 2-15:
- the rpsN gene encoding 30S ribosomal protein S14, whose product MAKKSKIAKNEQRKVIAARYVEKRRALKAVIASPHSSAQDKADAVVALQRMPRDASTTRIRNRDTADGRPRGYLRKFGLSRVRMRQMAHNGELPGVSKSSW is encoded by the coding sequence ATGGCGAAGAAGTCGAAGATCGCGAAGAACGAGCAGCGGAAGGTGATCGCCGCCCGCTACGTCGAGAAGCGCCGGGCGCTCAAGGCCGTGATCGCCTCGCCGCACTCGTCGGCGCAGGACAAGGCCGACGCGGTGGTGGCGCTGCAGCGCATGCCGCGCGACGCGAGCACCACCCGCATCCGCAACCGCGACACCGCCGACGGCCGGCCGCGCGGCTACCTGCGCAAGTTCGGCCTGTCGCGCGTGCGCATGCGGCAGATGGCGCACAACGGCGAGCTCCCCGGCGTCTCGAAGTCGAGCTGGTGA
- a CDS encoding ankyrin repeat domain-containing protein yields MVSGTPSDEELDLWARVFTMARKGDTERLAAYVDAGIPANLTNDRGDTLVMLASYHGHAETVTALLARGADPDRVNDRGQSPLAGAVFKDEPEVVKALVAGGADPRAGTPSAVEAATMFGNTGLLALLQR; encoded by the coding sequence ATGGTTTCCGGGACGCCGTCGGACGAGGAGCTCGACCTGTGGGCCCGCGTGTTCACCATGGCGCGTAAGGGCGACACGGAGCGCCTCGCCGCGTACGTCGACGCCGGCATCCCCGCGAACCTCACCAACGACCGCGGCGACACCCTGGTGATGCTTGCCTCCTACCACGGGCACGCGGAGACGGTGACGGCGCTGCTCGCGCGCGGAGCGGATCCCGACCGGGTCAACGACCGGGGCCAGAGCCCGCTCGCCGGCGCCGTGTTCAAGGACGAGCCCGAGGTCGTGAAGGCACTGGTGGCGGGTGGTGCCGATCCGCGCGCGGGCACGCCGTCCGCGGTCGAGGCGGCGACGATGTTCGGCAACACCGGGCTGCTGGCCCTGCTGCAGCGCTGA
- the rpsR gene encoding 30S ribosomal protein S18 — MPKHERAPRKRANPLRTRGITAVDWKDVDLLRIFISDRGKIRARRVTGLTPKQQKQVASAIKNAREMALLPYPNSARG, encoded by the coding sequence ATGCCCAAGCACGAACGCGCGCCCCGCAAGCGGGCGAACCCGTTGCGCACCCGGGGGATCACGGCCGTCGACTGGAAGGACGTCGACCTGCTGCGGATCTTCATCTCCGACCGCGGCAAGATCCGCGCCCGCCGCGTGACGGGGCTGACGCCGAAGCAGCAGAAGCAGGTGGCCTCGGCCATCAAGAACGCGCGGGAGATGGCGCTGCTGCCGTACCCGAACTCCGCGCGGGGTTGA
- the cobA gene encoding uroporphyrinogen-III C-methyltransferase encodes MDDPHYLSGLQLAGRRVVMVGGGSVAQRRLPRLIRAGARVELVSPHTTPSVSAMADAGELVWHERPYAEGDLTGAWYALACTDDPETNAAVCAEAERERVFCVRADEGESGSAVTPASGRHGGLLFGVLSGGEPLRSAAVRDSILDALHAGTVIDGRAPRDGDTELPGVALVGGGPGDPDLITVRGRRLLSRADVVVVDRLAPRELLDELAPEVEVVDAAKIPYGRAASQDVINSTLIEKAKEGKFVVRLKGGDPYLFGRGFEEALACAEAGVPVTMVPGITSAFAVPAVADVPVTHRGVAHEVVVVSGHVAPGDPRSLVDWSLLAGLRGTIVLMMGVERLPQFASALLDGGRPADTPVAIVEDGTMRTQRTLRSTLGKVADEAAAAGVRPPAVIVFGPVAGLAK; translated from the coding sequence ATGGACGACCCGCACTACCTCTCCGGACTCCAGCTCGCCGGCCGCCGCGTCGTGATGGTCGGGGGCGGCTCGGTCGCCCAGCGCCGCCTCCCGCGGCTCATCCGCGCGGGCGCGCGGGTGGAGCTGGTCTCGCCGCACACCACCCCGTCGGTGAGCGCGATGGCCGACGCGGGCGAGCTGGTCTGGCACGAGCGCCCCTACGCCGAGGGCGACCTCACCGGCGCCTGGTACGCGCTCGCCTGCACCGACGACCCCGAGACCAACGCCGCCGTGTGCGCCGAGGCCGAACGCGAGCGGGTGTTCTGCGTGCGCGCCGACGAGGGGGAGTCCGGCAGCGCTGTGACCCCGGCTTCCGGCCGCCACGGCGGGCTGCTCTTCGGCGTCCTGTCCGGCGGTGAGCCGCTGCGGTCGGCCGCAGTCCGCGACAGCATCCTGGACGCCCTGCACGCCGGCACGGTCATCGACGGTCGCGCACCACGAGACGGCGACACCGAACTGCCGGGCGTCGCCCTGGTCGGCGGCGGGCCGGGCGACCCGGACCTGATCACCGTCCGTGGCCGCCGGCTGCTCTCGCGCGCCGACGTGGTGGTCGTCGACCGCCTCGCGCCGCGCGAGCTGCTGGACGAGCTCGCGCCGGAGGTCGAAGTCGTCGACGCGGCGAAGATCCCGTACGGCCGCGCCGCGAGCCAGGACGTGATCAACAGCACGCTGATCGAGAAGGCCAAGGAGGGCAAGTTCGTCGTCCGGCTCAAGGGCGGCGACCCCTACTTGTTCGGCCGCGGGTTCGAAGAGGCGCTGGCCTGCGCCGAAGCGGGTGTGCCGGTGACGATGGTCCCGGGCATCACGAGCGCGTTCGCGGTCCCCGCCGTCGCCGACGTGCCGGTCACCCACCGCGGCGTCGCCCACGAGGTCGTGGTCGTCTCGGGCCACGTCGCCCCCGGTGACCCGCGCTCGCTGGTCGACTGGTCCCTGCTGGCCGGCCTGCGCGGCACCATCGTGCTGATGATGGGCGTCGAACGCCTGCCCCAGTTCGCGTCGGCGCTGCTGGACGGCGGCCGCCCCGCCGACACGCCGGTCGCCATCGTCGAAGACGGCACCATGCGCACGCAGCGCACGCTGCGCTCAACGCTGGGGAAGGTGGCCGACGAAGCGGCCGCCGCGGGCGTCCGGCCGCCGGCGGTGATCGTGTTCGGCCCGGTGGCCGGCCTCGCGAAGTGA
- the rpmG gene encoding 50S ribosomal protein L33: protein MAKSTDVRPIIKLRSTAGTGYTYVTKKNRRNDPDRMVLRKYDPVARKHVEFKEER from the coding sequence ATGGCGAAGAGCACCGACGTCCGGCCGATCATCAAGCTGCGGTCCACCGCGGGCACCGGCTACACGTACGTGACGAAGAAGAACCGGCGCAACGACCCCGACCGGATGGTCCTGCGCAAGTACGACCCCGTGGCGCGCAAGCACGTCGAGTTCAAGGAAGAGCGCTGA
- the rpmB gene encoding 50S ribosomal protein L28 has protein sequence MSAVCQVTGRKPGYGKQVSHSHRRTSRRWEPNLQTRRYTVPSLGRTVRLKVSAKGMKTIDKRGIDAVVAELAAKGVKL, from the coding sequence GTGTCAGCCGTGTGCCAGGTCACCGGCAGAAAGCCGGGCTACGGCAAGCAGGTCTCGCACTCGCACCGCCGCACGTCACGGCGCTGGGAGCCGAACCTGCAGACCCGCCGCTACACCGTGCCGAGCCTCGGCCGGACCGTGCGGCTCAAGGTGTCGGCGAAGGGCATGAAGACGATCGACAAGCGCGGGATCGACGCGGTTGTCGCGGAGCTGGCCGCGAAGGGGGTGAAGCTCTAA